The window aaacaaattctctgaagaaacataaccagtcgtacccggcttagaagctgccgttacaaatttaacattagggagtttaagaaaccacgacggctacggcgacgaaaacgtcacttcaaaatataagtttgagctattctaagtaccTCATGATTATTctatcttgtttatattattcaatatgagcgaaatgtcctataactggattggtaaggacggatttgaagtgaagagtgagactgaaagattcactgtagtttgtccacgttgtcgtcaaaaccttaaaattgggCATTTCACGatgtagttttgacgagtacggtaGGGagttgttcaaaaatgcgtgccacacgtgcagcacgatcattttcgttcttttaaccaataatattactgctttttggctttgtcgttgccgtagccgtcgtcgtttcttaaactccctatttaaaatcacactggcaaattctGCGTTGATCACTCGGTGTttcctcggtgcctcggtttgttttgtcGGAAGCCAACatgtgttaacatggttatcttttattggcgaatttgttaataagatgtcaatcagcgtgtgtcaagtcaaccataaaaaggtgagcgtttttcaaaaatagggggtcttcttgcaagcgttccctcagtctcttgccccaacttcctCGCGGCCAGTTTGAGGAAAATagtttcgaagctctttttgTCGAAAAGGCGGCTACTCAAATGATTGCTCGATCtcctgggtgacccctcaataCTCCaatacacttgaaaacaaaatattccaattttcaaattgttGAATTAATAAAATACATATCTATAATCACAAATACTCGATGACCCTTGAAATAAACtggtgtaggtattagaatatctgtctagtattaaagtgtgatgtagtagttgtaatgtctgtatttcattataataaattaaaaaagataattccgcttcgctttaccgaaatttggcagcagttgtggtcgacgagtCTCACACGGTGGAGATGCGGTCAGGGAAGACGGATTTCTCTATTACGATTCCCGTCGTTTCAAGTTTGTGTGCTAAATTTTTACCCTGACGAACGAAACACATTTTCCGTGAaagggacttcgacgaattaccgTACAGAATATTCTGGgctacgctttacagcatcagcaGTAGTTGTTaggattttctggcgaaggcttccttgctttacagtttttttggaGTTTCTGCCTCGAGCAATACACCGattgcaaatatggcggacGATACACGAAAGCGAGGCTTTTCGGTAGTAACCGTTGCTAAGGGCCAATTCGTCTCTGGTTTCCTTTGTTGATGCGAGTGAATTTTATGCCACAGTTGCTTGTGTTGTAAGTCTTCTGAGCTCTCTCCAGAAAGTTAGAACGTTAAATTAGAAAGTCATGGACAGGCCAGTGGAGAAAATGCATGTTAACGAGTTGAGGCAGTATCTTCGGGACCATAACGCCAGCCTGAAAGGTTTGACAGTGAAAGCACAGCTCGTCGCGAAGTAAGAAAATAGTTTTCAACAGTGAAGCCTCGCTACTTTGATTGTGCTATCTCTTTATGGATTTATACTCATTGGAAAAAGCGTTACaatgtttttcttctttgttttactCTAGAGCAAAGGAAATCCTTCAAAGAAAGGAAATCCCAGTGGATAAAAATACCGCACACGCGCAAGCATGTGCTCCAACGAAAAAAAGTGACGTCGAACTTCTcagggaaaatgaagaaaaatttaagTTTTGTCCTTCTGAGAAAGACATGAAGAAATGCTTAAACGGCCTTCCCCCATTCACATACAACTCAGTCGTAAAGTACGTCCGCACATCGGGTAAAAGCATTCAACAATCACCGGACTACATGGTTATGAAACCGTTTGAACGCGGTGTGAATTTCTTTATAGAAGGATATTTGCACGATGTTGTAGCTCATCATCATGTTGAAAGTCAAACGTTTTACTTAAGAGCACTTTGCTACAGAAGCCTAAGAAAAAGTGAACCTCCTCATAAACTTCGGCTAGCAATTTCTACCAAGCAGCCTAATTTCGATGTTCTGGGATCGTCTTGCACCTGTGTTGCTGGATCTCTCGGGTTTTGCAACCATGCTGTCGGGTTGATGTATCTAGTTTCACATTTTTTCATgaccaaaatcaaagtaatcCCAGACAACTTGGCTAGCACGTCACTTCCTCAACAATGGCACAAGCCAAGAGGGAAAACTATTTCTTCAGAGCCACTGATGgatatgatttttaaaaaaccaaaattagaCCAAGCCAATAAACAGGCCGGAAATCCGAATTCCCGTCTTTCTGGAATTTCTTGTTCATTATACCCTGCCCTCAAGGTAATCCCCAGCAGCACAGAGATAGAAAACTTTAAAAGTAACTTGCAAGAAATGAATGGGAAGTTTGGTCTTAGTCTCTACATGACTGCGGGTATGAAAATGGTACCCACTAAAGTTGGACCTGCACCCTTAGGGGGTTACCTCAGCTATCAACTGGCACCTACTGAGGGTAACTTTGAAGTCAGATGTAACGTTGATTTCTCAAGAGGGCGCAGATATAATGATTTACCATTGACAACTTACCCACATTTTCCACTGTCTTTGGTTCTCCCTCTTTTCACAATCACTCAGTGCCCAAGAGAGCATCAACAATTTCTAGAATCATTGCAACTTAACGAAAATGATGCCACCTCACTTGAAAAGGACACCGTCTCACAGCGCAGTAGCAATCGATGGTGGAAGGAAAGGAGACCAAGGATTACTGCATCTCAATTTGGCGATATTTTGGTTCGAAAATCAGTTACAAAGCCTTTTCTAGAACGACTTGTGAATGACTGCAACCCTAACAGTACTAATAATTTACCAGAGCCATTAAAGCATGGCATTGAACATGAAAGTGCAGCCTTGCAACAATATACTAATTATATGAAGCACAATGGCCATCCTGTCAAGACTTTCACCTCAGGCTTCATTGTAAACCCTTCATATCCATTCCTTGGGTGCTCTCCAGATGGCAAGGTGATTGATGAGACTGAGGACAGCCCATATGGGATACTTGAAATCAAATGCCCCTACAAACACAGAAATGTTACCCCCCAAACAGCATGCTCTGGTGATAGTCAGTTTCATCTTGGAATGATAGATGACTTTCCAGTGCTCAAGAAAACTCACAAATACTATAAGCAAGTTCAAGGCCAGATGGGAATATCTGGAGCAAAGTGGTGTGACTTCATAACATACACATTTAAAGGGATGGTTATTGAGCGCATTTATTTTGACACAGACTTTTTTGCAGACATGCTATTAAAACTAGAGGAATTTTTCTTTAAGCATTTTGCAAAATATTTCAAGTGCAAAACTACACCTCCATGCAATGTGATGTCAACATGTACAGTAACTGCCAGCACATCAACTGTTAGTGGCACATCCAGTGGATGAACTTGTTAATAACTTTATAATATCAATGTTATTAAGTGGCTCTTTATAAGGATGCAGGCCACCAAGGAGGAAAATCTCTTATTACATTCAGTACATAAAATAATAAGCTCCCATCAGAGGTGGAGTAGTATGTCCATCCTGACAGCTTCAGTGTTCAGTAAAATTTGAATGCATTCAAGGAATATATTTGGCATGATAAGCACTGTGAGAGCTCTTAAATAAGATCCTAACAAAAAGATCCTGATAAAAATACTGGAATCTCTGTGAGCAAGCCAGCCTACCTACCCATATAACCAAACAACTGCAACAAGATTTTGTGATAAAATGGGTATGACCTAAGATCTCTGTAGGTAGCTATTTCACTTACTGAACTGCTCAGTTTTCCATGATATTAAACAAACATTGAACCGTTATGATATGATTGGATTTTGCAGGTTTGTAAGGATAGCACAAACTGTCCACATTTGGTTGAGGCTTCCAGCCAAGGACAATGGCACAACCTGATTAAACAGTTGGAAGTTCTTAACTTTGTTTATCGCTCTTTCCACATGAATTCTTTCAGAAGCGATTTCTTGCGTAGCAATTACTTCAGATGGGTTCTGTTGACTTCTGGAACCAACAAATGGGGGGATATTAAGGCCAACGCCCATAGGCTCAAGAAGGTCAGAAATAGTGAACCCCTTGTCAGCCATAACAATGTCTCCAACTGCAAaggggagtttaagaaacccaGACCTTACTGTGATTTCTCTGTCTGAAATGCTGCCGGCATACAGTTGTGAAACAAATGTAATGTGGCCACTGGGAGAAATTCCAATGAGACCTTTGAAGGTTGTGTGGCTTTTGTAGGAGGAGAATGTTTCACTGTGCAAAACCAATGAAGATGGAGTTTGACACTTGATTTCGGTTGCATCAATAATAACCCTTGTTTTGGGGTACTTGTCCTTAAAGGATTGGGGCATTGCTTTATCTATCGCCTCTCTATCTGGCCATATGTTAAGGTACCCAAATTTCAGGTACATAAAATTTACCCATGAAATGCAGATCCTATCGACAGTAGACACATGGAGGTTGAATCTATGGGCTAAGTCACGTTCAAACAAACCAAGCCTCATTCTCACTAGCACCATAAAAA of the Montipora foliosa isolate CH-2021 chromosome 14, ASM3666993v2, whole genome shotgun sequence genome contains:
- the LOC137984564 gene encoding uncharacterized protein; the protein is MPQSFKDKYPKTRVIIDATEIKCQTPSSLVLHSETFSSYKSHTTFKGLIGISPSGHITFVSQLYAGSISDREITVRSGFLKLPFAVGDIVMADKGFTISDLLEPMGVGLNIPPFVGSRSQQNPSEVIATQEIASERIHVERAINKVKNFQLFNQVVPLSLAGSLNQMWTVCAILTNLQNPIIS